The Streptomyces cyaneogriseus subsp. noncyanogenus region CTCCTCCGCCGATTCCGTCTTCTCGATCTCCATGGGTGCGGCTGCCGTCACAAGGCCCATGCTGCCACCACAGGGGGGTACTCGCACAAACGGACCCGCAAATCGTCAGACTGACGAAATGGGAGTACGATCCATCGCCATGAACACAGCGGACCTTGGGCTGCCGGTGGACGTTCCCTCGACGGCGCTCTTCACGGACCAGTACGAGCTGACCATGGTGCAGGCCGCCCTGAAGGCCGGTACGGCCGGACGGCGCAGCGTCTTCGAGGTCTTCACGCGGCGTCTGCCCGACGGGCGCCGCTACGGCGTCGTCGCGGGCACCGGGCGGGTGCTGGACGCGGTGGAGAACTTCCGCTTCGACGCGGGCGTCCTGGACTTCCTGCGGCGGCGCGGGATAGTCGACCGGCAGACCCTCGACTGGCTCGCCGGGTACCGCTTCTCCGGTGACATCTGGGGCTACCCCGAGGGCGAGGTGTACTTCCCGGGCTCGCCGATCATGCGGGTGGAGGGCTCCTTCGCCGAGTGCGTGCTCCTGGAGACCGTGATCCTGTCGATCCTCAACCACGACTCCGCGATCGCCGCCGCCGCCTCGCGCATGGCCTCCGCGGCCGGGGACCGCCCGCTGATCGAGATGGGCGCCCGCCGCACCCACGAGCTGTCCGCGGTGGCCGCCGCCCGCGCCGCGTACGTCGGCGGCTTCACCTCCACCTCCGACCTGGCCGCCGGCTTCCGCTACAACATCCCCACCGTCGGCACCTCCGCCCACGCCTTCACGCTGCTCCACGACAGCGAGCGGGACGCCTTCCGCGCCCAGGTGGAGTCCCTCGGCGGGGGCACGACGCTGCTGGTGGACACCTACGACGTCACCGAGGCCGTCCGCACGGCCGTGGAGGTGGCCGGGACCGGGCTGGGCGCGGTGCGCATCGACTCCGGCGACCTGCTGCTGGTGGCGCACCGGGTGCGGCAGCAGCTCGACGAGCTGGGCGCCCGGGACACGAAGATCATCGTGACCTCGGACCTGGACGAGTACGCCATCGCCTCGCTGGCGGCGGCGCCCGTGGACGCCTACGGCGTCGGCACCCAGTTGGTGACCGGCTCCGGGCACCCCACGGCCTCGATGGTCTACAAGCTGGTCGCGCGCGCCGAGACCGACGACCCGCGGGACCCGCTGGTGCCGGTGGCCAAGAAGTCCAGCGGCGGCAAGACCTCCCTGGGGGGACGCAAGTGGGCGGCCCGGCGGCTGGACGAGTACGGGGTCGCCGAGGCCGAGGTGGTCGGCACCGGCCCGGTGCCCGGGGAGCTGGCGGACCGGCAGCTCCTGGTGGAACTGGTCAAGGGCGGTGCGGTGGTCGCACGGGAGCCGCTGGACGCGGCACGGGAGCGGCACACGGCCGCACGTGCGAATCTGCCCCTGTCCGCCACGCAGCTCTCGCGCGGGGAACCCGTCATTCCGACGGAGTACGTCCAGGGACGCTCGGGTAGCTAAAGCGGGTGCGCCGCCCTACGCCCGACCCCGCCGCCCGTCCGCCCCGCCGTACCCCCTCCCGGGCCGCACACCGGGGTCATAGGCTCGGAGGTTCACCGGCCGGGCACGCACCCGGTGCGCCGCCCGGCTCCCGACCTCCCGCCCGCCCCGATTCCGACCCCTCTCCGACCCCATAGTCGAAGGACACCGACCATGCGCCGCGCCTTGATCGTCGTAGACGTGCAGAACGACTTCTGCGAGGGGGGCAGCCTCCCGGTGGCCGGCGGTGCCGACGTGGCCGCCGCCATCACCGAGCTGATCGGGCAGGCGCCCGCCGGCTACCGGCACGTGGTGGCCACCCGGGACCACCACATCGCCCCCGGCGACCACTTCGCGGACGACCCCGACTACGTCCACTCCTGGCCCGCGCACTGCGTCGCCGGTACGGAGGGCGTCGGCTTCCACCCCAACTTCGCCCCGGCCGTCGCCTCCGGCGCGATCGACGCCGTCTTCGACAAGGGGGCGTACACGGCGGCCTACAGCGGCTTCGAGGGCCGGGACGAGAACGGGGTCTCGCTCGCCGACTGGCTCCGCTCCCGGGAGATCGACGAGGTCGACGTCGTCGGCATCGCCACCGACCACTGCGTGCGGGCCACCGCCCTGGACGCCGTGCGGGAGGGGTTCCGTACGCAGGTGCTGCTGGACCTGACCGCCGGGGTGGGCGGCGAGAGCACGGAGCGGGCGCTGGAGGAGATGCGCGAGGCGGGCGTGGAGCTGACCGGGAAGCCGGTCGTCCAGTAGCGCCGCGCCCCCTCCCGGCCGCTCAGGCCCGGGCCGCCGGCCGTCCGAGCAGCGCCCGGATGGGCCGCCACAGCTCCTGGACCAGATCCGGCCCGGTGACGACCCCCGGGTCGGGTGCCGTGCGCCATATGAGGCCGTCCGGGTGGTGCAGGACCGCCGTGATCTCGTCCGGGGACGGCGGGGCGGCGTTGCCGCGCAGATAGACCGCCCGGAGCCCGAGGTTGCGCAGCCTGGTCAGGGCGCGCGCCCGGTTGGCGGCGTGCACCAGCACGCGCACCCGGCCGGGGCCGTCGGCGGCGGGGCTGGGCAGGTTGAGCGCCACCACCACCGAGCCGCTCGGCAGCTTGCAGAAACCTCCTGCGGCCATGCGGTCACACCCCCGTGTCAGCCGGTGACCCGGCCGCTGTCCATAAGAGAGCCATAGGACGCACCTAAACACGGATCGGCGGCGACCCGCCAGGGGGTCGCCGCCGATCGCGCTGTGACCTGCGCGGACGCGGGCTACTTCACCGCGGGCCCGACCTCCAGGGAGATCGTGGAGCCGTTCCGGGCCTCCTTGACGATCTTGATCTTGGTGTTGGTGTCAGTGACACGGACACCGCCGGTGGGGTTGGACTCGTCGTAGTAGTCGTTCACGTGGTCGTCGAAGACCGGCACGCCCTTGGCGGACGGGACGCGGGTGGCGACGTCCGCCCTGTGCAGGGTGATGCCGTCCGTGCGGGAGAGGCTGAACGGCGAGTCGTACGTCTGGACGCGGTTGCGCATCAGCGTGCCGTCGGACCACCGCAGCGCCTCCGGGTGGGAGTCGACCGGCAGCACCAGGCCGGTGCCCGGGTGGACGCTGGTGTTGTTGTCCGCCTGGGAGGTGTCCCACTTCCAGATCAGCAGGCCGTTCTGGTACGGGTAGTGCTCCACCCAGTCCGGGCGCGACGCGAAGCCGAAGTTGTACGGCCCGGTCTTCAGCGTCTTGTCGTACGACACGTACTGGCGGTTCTCGGCGATGTAGTACTGCGCGTAGTCCTTGGTGAAGGACGCGCCGACGCGGGAGAAGCCGCTCGCCGTCCAGGCCGCGTCCGCGCTCTCGGCGTCGTCGGCGAAGAGGGTCCCGCCGTCCGCCGTCACCGTGATCCGGTCCGCCGCGAAGCCCTTGAGGGCGACGCCGCCGTCGGTCTGGTAGCGGAAGCGGAGGTCGATCTTCTTGCCCGCGTAGGCGTCGAGGGGGTACACGAGCTTCCGGTGGGTGTCGGTGCTGCCGGTCAGCGCCGGCTTGCCGCTGCCGTCGCGCGGGAGCGCCGCACCGTCCGCGGTGCCGTCCAGGGCGGTCCAGACGGCGCCGCCGTCGGTGGAGACCTCCGCGTACAGGTAGTCGTAGTTCGCCTCGATGTCGTACCAGCCGTCCAGGGAGAGGGCGGCCGACGTCCTGCCGGTGAGGTCGACGGAACGGGTCAGCGTGTTCTTGAGGTTG contains the following coding sequences:
- a CDS encoding nicotinate phosphoribosyltransferase; the encoded protein is MNTADLGLPVDVPSTALFTDQYELTMVQAALKAGTAGRRSVFEVFTRRLPDGRRYGVVAGTGRVLDAVENFRFDAGVLDFLRRRGIVDRQTLDWLAGYRFSGDIWGYPEGEVYFPGSPIMRVEGSFAECVLLETVILSILNHDSAIAAAASRMASAAGDRPLIEMGARRTHELSAVAAARAAYVGGFTSTSDLAAGFRYNIPTVGTSAHAFTLLHDSERDAFRAQVESLGGGTTLLVDTYDVTEAVRTAVEVAGTGLGAVRIDSGDLLLVAHRVRQQLDELGARDTKIIVTSDLDEYAIASLAAAPVDAYGVGTQLVTGSGHPTASMVYKLVARAETDDPRDPLVPVAKKSSGGKTSLGGRKWAARRLDEYGVAEAEVVGTGPVPGELADRQLLVELVKGGAVVAREPLDAARERHTAARANLPLSATQLSRGEPVIPTEYVQGRSGS
- a CDS encoding isochorismatase family protein — protein: MRRALIVVDVQNDFCEGGSLPVAGGADVAAAITELIGQAPAGYRHVVATRDHHIAPGDHFADDPDYVHSWPAHCVAGTEGVGFHPNFAPAVASGAIDAVFDKGAYTAAYSGFEGRDENGVSLADWLRSREIDEVDVVGIATDHCVRATALDAVREGFRTQVLLDLTAGVGGESTERALEEMREAGVELTGKPVVQ